A genomic region of Candidatus Pseudomonas phytovorans contains the following coding sequences:
- a CDS encoding RES family NAD+ phosphorylase, with product MVTGDDDIKQTEQLVQRLHSGGKLSVKLLPGGSTSYRVQDSGHENAEYYGCPKKPKELGRFNDPMEEIGIWYGAEHPSGALAETFGRLRPKESKGIGIVLNTTDLEKKDMCVVETTRDLKLLNLKPCLSRMNRTVDEVTGPDYTLTQEIVAAVARLPGNPFDGIAYESRHHPDGHSCYALWTAPGETTTVKTVEMTKLPEFEYKGELPEGFEDDSIDAEEILTEILGYKVLSS from the coding sequence ATGGTTACAGGCGACGACGATATTAAGCAAACCGAGCAACTGGTTCAAAGGCTGCACTCTGGCGGTAAACTGAGCGTTAAACTGCTTCCGGGCGGCTCAACTTCCTACAGGGTTCAGGATTCCGGGCATGAGAATGCTGAGTACTACGGATGTCCTAAAAAGCCTAAAGAACTGGGTAGGTTTAACGATCCCATGGAAGAAATCGGGATCTGGTATGGGGCTGAACACCCCAGCGGGGCGCTGGCCGAGACGTTCGGAAGGCTTCGGCCCAAGGAATCGAAAGGGATTGGTATCGTATTGAACACCACAGATCTTGAGAAAAAAGACATGTGCGTGGTAGAGACGACCAGGGATTTGAAGCTGCTGAATCTGAAGCCATGTCTGTCCAGAATGAACCGGACGGTGGACGAAGTGACTGGCCCAGACTACACGCTTACGCAAGAAATTGTGGCAGCAGTGGCCAGGTTGCCAGGCAACCCTTTTGATGGAATCGCTTATGAGTCGCGGCATCACCCGGACGGACACAGTTGTTACGCGCTGTGGACGGCGCCAGGTGAGACCACAACGGTTAAGACTGTTGAGATGACGAAGCTTCCGGAGTTCGAGTACAAAGGAGAACTTCCGGAAGGCTTTGAGGATGACAGCATTGATGCAGAGGAGATCTTGACCGAGATCCTCGGCTACAAGGTGCTTAGCTCTTAA